The following is a genomic window from Colletotrichum lupini chromosome 5, complete sequence.
GAGAGGTGGGGTTTGGAAGTGGGTGTGTTTTGATGTTTGTGTGTTTTGAGATGCTCGGGCTCCTTGGGAGAAGATGCGGGTGTAGATTGGAGGGATAGGGATACATTGGGGAGAAACTAATGAGTAATTTCGGGGTTTGTTTGGTATGTTCTGAGAGGGCTGGTGGAAGCTCGACAAGTAGGCACCGGTTTGGGAAGGGGGAAGGAAAGGGGATTAGTGGAGGGTGAAGCgttttcgtttattataccATGACCAATATTGAGGGGATGTTATACTTTGAACTACATGACTCTTCACGGGGCACTGCTTTCGTGGCTCTATGACGAGGGAAGACTTTCGCATGTTTTGTTTTCGTGGTCCGGTCTCGTCTGTACCAGATAAAGCGGAGCTGGAAGGGTACTTTCTTTTCAGGTAGCATGCCGGGTATCTCTTCAAGCATAGCATAGCCATTAGTAAAGCTTCCCAGTGTTTGTGACGCTATATCCAAGGCACAAGCCGTGTCTGTAGAGCTATCAACCGAGGTACCGCAGATGTGAAGCTTCTCTCTGCGCTTTCTGAGATCCCGTGTATGTCTCCGGATCCCCGGGACTTTGGATTGCGGAGGTATAAAAACTTTCGGTCATGAGGCACCTCGTTTCGTTTACAACGCAGCAAACCCCCCCACTGGTTGACGAGTTGCAAGGTGGAACAGTCATGACAGCCTCTAGAAACGGGTGATCTGAGCCAAGGCAAGACACATGCTTCCACAGCATCCCTGCACGGGTCTTtttgaaaaaaaaagaggaaagaAGGCTTACTATGTTGGCATTCCTAGTCGGCTCAATATCCAGGGGCGAATAGAAGGGAAATGGCAAAGATGGTTGACTGGCGCTGTAGTTGAAGTCGATTTTTCTCCCATCTCTGCGTGGTGTATCTCGTAGAAGCCTGACCAAAGTTGCCGCTCTCGAGCACTTCACCGTCCTCGCCCACTTGCAGCTCGGCATCTCCCACGCCGCCGATGCGAAGGAGACTTTTCTCGACGCAACGAGCCTGATTTTATACTACTGGGCATGTCGCAGATCAACCTAGCTAGATGCCCGCAAAATTTCCTGATGGTAGTTGGAAGGAAGGAGTCACCGCTCTACCTTATCATGAAAGGCTGGCTTCCGTAAAGGGTTCTAAGAAACCAGCTCAAAATTTCAGCCATGGGACTTATAGTGCCCACTGCTGCCGGGGAGTGAATGCGAAGCTGTCTTCATTGGTAACCCCTGTAGTAGTAACGTGCCTTACTTCGGGGAACTTGACTTTTGCTATGCAATGCAAATCTATGTCAATCATGGGTGATGGACATTCCATTCATGCTCGTGCTCTCGTGATATATGTTGTAGGCTCTTTTCCCTCTTGTAGCCTTCTGgtctaagacttataatacgtCTCAATGCTTACACGTCTTCTGGATCTATTCCAACCGATAACGCCACTGCTCGCTGCGTCTATCCCTTGCTCGCTCGTAGTCTTACACACCTCCTAGTTGAGATTACAGTAGTAGCCAGCATCATTATACATAGCCCTCAAAGTGAGTTCCTCGCATACCTTATACATCAACTGCCTCATAAACCCTCCTTGGCCAACATATCCGCAATATCGAGATAAAACGCAACAGCATTAAACGTCCTCGTCTGCCCCATCCACACCTTGCGCAACGTCCACTTGAGCCGATTCGACCAATTGATCAAATCCAAATGGCTCACGTCCAGCAGCGTGCCCTGATACTTTCCCCACCGACTACTCGCAACACTCACCAACCCATCATTCGCCCCCTCGGCCTGCTCAATGACCCAATGACTTTGCCGAAACAGGCTCAGTAGTGGCGGCCGGTCCGTACACGCGCCATAACTAAAATACCGCACCTCATTGCTGTCAGGGGTAGCAGGGTTGAATTCTCCCTCCATGTACCGCTGCGTAAGCTGCTCAAAAGCCTGCGTCCCCAACCCGGCACGCTCAATGAGCCCGTACAGATTCGCGAGCTTAATGGGGCCTTGCCCATCCAACAGATAATCCGCAAACGCGCTCCCGCGGTGCGGCGTCGCTACGGTGACGAGACTAAGGACTTTGACATCGCGCGGCTTGAGATGGGAAATCATGTAGCGGGCGTCCAGCCCGCCCATGGAGTGCGCGACGATGTTGACGGCGCGGCCGCCGGCTTTGGCGGCGATGTCGGCGCCCAGTTTTGCGGCGCGCTCCTCGATGGAGCCCGAGGGCGGGACGGAGGTGGTGATGATGTTGGACGGACCGGAGAGGGTGCTCAACGAGTCGGAGATGCCGCGCCAGTAGTGGATCGGCGGGACATAGGCGCCGAGGCGCAGTTCGGAGAAGCCCATCAGTCCGTGAGCGAGGACGATGGGGTTCTTTGGCGTGTCTGGCGGGCGTGTAAGTGCGGGTGGATCATTATGGTTTGGACAGAGGCGGGGTTGGGAAGCAGGAGGACTCGAAACGGTACTAGGAGGACAATATCCTTGAAAGGGCAAACAAGAGAGGAAGGGGAGAGGATCGGATCGGATAAGAAGGAGGGGGGCAAAATGGTACCATAGTGTTCTCTAACGACGGCATACTCGTCCGATATCTGTTTGCCCAGGTCTCTGAACCTCGGGTCACCGTCGTGCTTCGGCCGCAAGTGCGAGACGGAGAAAGGACGGCTGTCTCGGGCTGCAAGAGGGCGAAGCAAGCGATGAGACGCGGTTGGCGCACAAATGAGCCGTGAGGAGGGCGCGCAAGGGCGGCACCTCGTGAGGCGTGCGCTGTTCATGGCATGGAAGGAAGAGCGTAAGCCGCCGCGGGCGCGGGGTGGTGGGGAGAAGAGAGAGTGAGGGAGAGAGAATCTGGCAAGTCGAATGGTCTGAAGTCTCTGATTCTCTAGTCACTTGATGAGGATTGGATGTACCCTCTGTTCGCCTCAGTTGGTTGGTTGTCCCCCCTCTTTTCTGTACCGGTTTGTTTGCTTTGCTTGTTTTTCTCGAGGATGTGAATGGCCTGGCTTGGTTCCGGTCCCTCGACGTTTCTGTTTTCTTTACTGTGGTACAAGGTTCGTAATGGAGTGTGGAACGAAGGCTTGCTCTGCAATCCCAAAGTCTGCATACGGAgagtatgtgtgtgtgtgtgctgcggaaaggaaggaaggaagaaACGCGCATTTCTGAGCAATGAGAGGTGTTTGCCAAGCATGTTTAAGCGCCCGGCTCTTTGACGTCACGCAGGACGGCGGCCGCGAACAGTTTAGCGCGAcagcgggggggggggtctcTCGGCCGGAGGGTCCACCGTGTGCTGGAAGTATAGTGGAGCCTTCCTTGGGGTGAACACAGGTAAACTGAcctgtgggggggggggggggtgttaGCTGACCGCCCCACATCTTCACGTGAGTATAGCCCGTGCCACTCCGTAGGTGATCTAGATATAGTTCAGAATCgattctaaattaattaagaatatatattaactataatattaaataattatatatatataataataatttttaaaaagtattttatatattataaataactaaagctagcatttttaaaaaactatctttaaattaatttagaaTCGATTCTAAATCAATTCTGGAtcaaactaatattaataaataaaaattaataatatataagttatttttaatattaatactttattattaaattaaactatttatatatatatttttataatatcttaattgaattaatattataaaaattaatatttaaaaataaaactattactaagttttaaaatttaataaggattagttcgaaattagttctaaatttgttctaaattaattctaaactaattctaaattagttttaaaatatattttaaaataaattttcAAAATTCAAaaccttactttttatatctaaattaattattacatatatgaattattataatatatttaaaagaatatattttttatattaaaataagtatattctgatatttttaaattataatatagaattaaTTCTGAAATATGTCTAAATTAGTTCTGAATTAATTCTAGATTACTTTAAGATCAGTTTAGAATTAGGTCAGCTGGACCCACTTATTTTCCACGGGCCAATGAGAAGAGCGCTCAGGTCACGTCCCTTTTCCTTGGTCAGGTCAGGTAACCGGGGGGGCCACAGGTCAGTTTACCTGTGTTCACTCCTTGGGGGCCTGGCGTGCGGCTTGCGGCTTGCCCTGGGCTTCGGCCGCTAGTGATTAGTGGACGGATGTCTCCCGCACAATCCACCAAGCTTGGTCAGAGCTTCTTTCTTCcacttcctcctccttcacCCTTGTCTCTGTCCATATGCTCTGTGCGATCTGCGCCCTTGTCGACCGGGGGTTGGGATAGTCCACAGGCAAAGTTCATGGATAACGTTGTTGGTGTTGGTCTTTTTGCTTAGCTTCGCTGGCCTGCAGCACTGCAGATTGCCAGATGCTGCCCTGAAGTTTGCCAATCCTGTTCCGCCTTCGGGTGCCGGTCCCGGTCCTTGTCCTTGATCAGAGTTCAGACTTTCCCGTCCCAGGTTCCCCGTCGCCCCAACTGCCAAAACCAACGCCCACCGGCCGTTGGTTCATCTCCTTGCTGTCGTCTTCCGCCGCCATCTTTCGAGGGTGTCTTGGTGTGAGGGCGGCCGCATCATGCAGCCTGCAGTTGCCTGCTGTGCGGTGCGGGCGTGCGCACACAGTTTGTTGCACTGCACCTGCCATGGCAGCCCATGGCAGGAGAAACAAATCTCGGGTACGTCGGCCATGATTCATCGGCTCCTGGCGATCGGCCAGTGCCCTCTCATTTTCTTCCATGTTCATGTTCACCCTCTCTCCCCTCACTGCATGAAGATCATCGATGCTACCGTTGGCTGGCCTCAGAACCAACACGCACGAGACAGGAAATCCCTAAGTCAGGCTTCGGTTTTGAAACCTGTCTGGCCTCTCGAGTGTGTTTGCCCTTTCGCGAATGATATTCCATCGTTGACTGTTTCCCCCGCTTCTGGGACCACGTCTTGATTACCTGCCCCCAGCCCCCAACGTGTCCCCAGGCCTAGAGTGCAATGCGGCGTAGCAGCTCAAAGTTCAAAGGACTGGCTGTGAACCAAAGTGTTCGACACCCTCCCGTAGCCATGCTGTAGGGCAGATGAGAGCGACGGCTGCTTTCGCCATTGGACGACGGCCCCCTGCTCACCGGCCATCGAAGACCAACATGGCCTCACTGAATGACCGTCCAATGTAACCTCCTCATCTGCGCCGCCCGTGGGTAAACAGGCCGCAACCGCCAACCTTGCCTGCTTGATTGGTCCAGAGCTCATGCTGAAGAGGGCCCGGATCTGCAAACTTTCGACTGTTGCACCGTCGAACCGTTCCGCTGGGACGGCTTCGCCCTCTCACGCCCGCTATCCACACCCACACCTGGTGTTTGTTTGCTTGCCAGCCTCGCTGGCTCGTTGGGAGGCGTCAgcgccttcttcttccttcgCGGCAGTTGGGCATCTTAGAAAACGCCAGTCAGCACTGCTTGTTGTTGTTCATCAGTCAAGTTGCGATTCGTCGTATAGGTACCGCCGTTGCTGCGTTGTCAGTCACCGATGAGAAGTGCTCACAAAGTTGCCCGGTTGAAGGTCGACTGAAGAAAGTTCTTGTTGGTACAACGTCTCTTCCGTAGTGGATGTATCCATAACGGATGAAACCGCGGAAGCTGATGGTGTGCCCGTTTGAATCGACCCCGGCCTGGTCTTGCGTGTACCTTACCTCCATCTCCGTCGGGCCGCTCGTCTTCATTGTCCACGGCCTCTGCTGTCCGCAATCATCCATATCCCAACCGTCGCGATTATGCAGACCGGTTTGCTGGAATGCTTGATCCATTACACACCTGGCTTCTGCCGCGTGTATATATCCCCAATGCCCGGCGCGCTTCTTCCTTTCCCGCTCCTTCTCTCGGCATGTCCAGCCATCCGATGGTCAAGCGACGCAACGTTCACTGTCGCCTGTCAAGTGGAACGTGAGCACAATGACAGGCGACTGCGGAGACTCGTGCCCCTACCCGGGGGGCTTTACCTCCTACTCGCCTTCGGTAATTGGGAGTGCCATCTTTCTGGTAGCCTTTGCGCTGCTCGTGCCTCTGGCCTTGTACCAAGGCTTTCGTTTCAAGACGCCTTTATTCGCATCGACTCTGGCGACCGGTCTTCTTCTCGAGGTCTTGGGCTTCGCGGGAAGATTGAGGCTTCGAAATGATACCGCCAGCGGGACTTCATTCTCCCTTTGGCTCATCGGCGCCATCTTGGGCCCTACTCTCATCGCAGCGGCCATATGTCAGATCCTTCCCCATGTCATCGCCCTCTACGGTCTCGGCATTGGCTTTACCCGGCCAAGAGTGGCTGTCTTGTTCCTCATCTTCGCTCTTGCTCTCGTCATTGCATTGGAAATTGCCGGGGTTGTCTCAGCTGTCTTTGGGCTCGGAGGTGTACAGGTAAGGATTTCATCGTTGTGCTGCCTAGCAGTCCCCATCTCTAACAAGCCCCAATAGACACCGTCGATTCTTCTGGCCGGCTTAGGTGTTCAGATTTTGGCGTTGCTGCTCTTCGTCGGATTGTTCCTCTGGTTCACCCAGAAGCTTCCTGACCCGAAACACATTGCCGTGTACCAAGCACCGCGTTTTAAGAACTTCGTCAAGAGTAAGTAGACCCATTGCCGCAGGACCAACATAGTCTGACGATCTTTTCTCAGTGATACCAGCAGTCGCTGTCGTCTTGGTGGGGCACACCATCTATCGCCTCGTTGAGTTCTGGGACGGACTCGATAGCCCTCTTCAGCGGTCGGAAGCCGCTTCACTGGTCATCGGAGGTGCTCTGCCATTCCTCGTCGCCTCAGTCTTATGCGTATACCATCCTGGTGCATCTTTCGGTCGAGCGTGGGGCCTGACATCGCCGCGATATCGATCTTTATCACTGAGGTCGCGCCGCGGTGCTCCGTCGCCTCTGCAGTCGCCAACTGCACCTTGGGACGACCACAAAGGACCCCGTCAGCCGGGATTTACTGCCACCCGGTTCCCAGACAAGAAGATGTCGCCCGTCGGAGTTGGCCCAGTTCCCTTGAGAGAGTCAACAATGGCAAGCAAGGTTGCCGGTAGTCCCGGCAATAGATCGGTCACCTACCCAAGCCCCATTGCTTCGACACACAAGTTGAGTCCCATTGGCTCACAACACAAAATGAGTCCAACCTTCCAGGGCACTCAACAGCCGACAAATCCCAATCGCTACAGTAACACCAAGCCCAACGCAAAGCCGATGGTAAATAGTGAAGAACTGTGGTAGCGAGAAGTTGGCAAAGAGTGGCTCTCGATTCGTGCAATGGTATATCCTCTTTCATGCGGTAGCGTGGCGTTTGATACTTTCGGTGGCTGAGAATGCTGCGGCCTTTTGTCTTTTTTGTCACCAGGATACCATTCTCCTGTATATACCTTGGGTGGCTAGAGTTGATCTCGATATCTATATTTACCCATAGCTTCTGCATTTCGAAATGTAAATTGCTTGAGGTTACAAAGTAAAAGCACCCGTAGCTTTCCTCCAGAAGAAGTATGCTAAGCCAAAAGCTGCGCCTCCGAGGTGTCCGGCATGTCCCACTCCTGTGTCCCGCTCGGTACTCAGACAGTAGGCATCCACGGCAAACATTCCCAAGACAACAAGGCGCAAGGGTAGAACTTGATGTGTCCCGGAAAGGCGGACCTTCATCGTGGGAAACATTAACGCCAGAGCTGTGCCGAGACCAGTCAAGGCTCCGCTTGCTCCAACAGCCGTCCTCTCGGCATTGTTCTTTGCTCCCCGTCTTCTCCTGGCATTGAAAATGTGGCAAAGGCAAGCGGTGATTGCACTCCCGAGGGACAGTACAATGAATCGTAGCGGCGATACACTGAGTAAATAAAACGACTCGACATAAGTTTTATATGTTGACATGTTGACGAAAAGGTGTAAAGGCTGGATGTGACTAAAGGCCGAGGTAAAGAAGGTGAGTAGTCGGGGGTCACTTGAGCTGAGCATAAAGTATTTGCGAAGAAATGCGGAAAGACGCCTGCGGTCTATCGGGAGCGAAGAGAAGATTGGATGGAGCGCGGCCAGCCAGGCCAGATGGATGACAATATTGCTCACGGGAACTCCGTAGAAGAGGGCAGTCCAGAGCGGTCCGATATTGCCGGGTGCAAATCTTGCGGGATATCCAAATGCTGAGAGTGATGCCATATTGATACTGTCTCCTGTGATGACTAGTGGGTACTGGAAATGAGAGGCGACGCTTAGACGCGGAAACTGTGAAGTGGTGCCGTTGGGTATGAACAAGAGGAGACACGATGTCTTGAACTAGCTCTTAGGGGTTTTGGTTTTGTATCAGCTGGACTGGTCTTGATATCTCGAACATGGACTTCAATCTCGAGTTTCGTATGAAGGTGACTGGGGGTAAAGCATGTGTAGATTGCATAGGATCTAGATGGCGTGACGTTGTCGCTTTCTGTCGAGGTAGATTCTGAAGTTCGCAGTGCTCCGTTCGAGAAAGGAGCCGAAGTCGTCGTTGGATGAAAGGTG
Proteins encoded in this region:
- a CDS encoding triacylglycerol lipase, coding for MQTLGLQSKPSFHTPLRTLYHSKENRNVEGPEPSQAIHILEKNKQSKQTENQRLQTIRLARFSLPHSLFSPPPRARGGLRSSFHAMNSARLTRCRPCAPSSRLICAPTASHRLLRPLAARDSRPFSVSHLRPKHDGDPRFRDLGKQISDEYAVVREHYGYCPPSTVSSPPASQPRLCPNHNDPPALTRPPDTPKNPIVLAHGLMGFSELRLGAYVPPIHYWRGISDSLSTLSGPSNIITTSVPPSGSIEERAAKLGADIAAKAGGRAVNIVAHSMGGLDARYMISHLKPRDVKVLSLVTVATPHRGSAFADYLLDGQGPIKLANLYGLIERAGLGTQAFEQLTQRYMEGEFNPATPDSNEVRYFSYGACTDRPPLLSLFRQSHWVIEQAEGANDGLVSVASSRWGKYQGTLLDVSHLDLINWSNRLKWTLRKVWMGQTRTFNAVAFYLDIADMLAKEGL